In Komagataeibacter sucrofermentans DSM 15973, the genomic window GCCTTCATAATCGCCCGCCTGCGCGTAGGAGGCGTTATAGCGCAGGCTGAACGTGTCATTGGCCACCGTCAGGCTGCCCGATGCACCATAACCACCGCCATTGCTGCGATAGGTGCCGGTGACGTGGCCGGTCACGAGAACCTTGCCATGTTTGGCAAATTGCGGGTCCTTGCGCTCGACATCGATCGTACCGCCGGTGCTGTCGCCGCCCATGCTGACGGGTGTTATGCCCGCAATGGCGGTGGCGGTGTCCACGCTGTCGGGGTCGATGAAGGACAGGGCGGGGTTCATGTGGTTGGGGCAGCCCGAGGCGATGCGCACGCCATCGACCACGGTGGCCACGCGGTCATCGGCCATGCCGTTGAGCACGGGCAGGGAAGCGAGGCCGCCTGCCGAATACGTGCTGACACCGGGCTGGTTGCGAAACAGGCTGGCGGCATCGGGGCTGCTCAGGCTGGCCGCCGTGCGCTGCGAGGCCGAAGGAGACGACGCCGAGAGCAGATGGTCGCCCATGGGCGTGCTGTCCGCCGTATCCTCGATCGAGAGGCCGGGCAGGGTTACGGTGGTCTGGGCGCGCGCGCCCAGCGGGTGCAGGGAGACTGCCAGCATGCAGCCGCCTGCGGCCACCACGAGGGGGGTGGCCGTTTTTTTCATGGAAGTCACTTTTCATGTCCTGAACAGGAAAACGAAAAACACGCACGCCCCAACAGGGCATGCGGCAGCGCGTGAGTTCAGGAGATGGAAGGTGGCCCGCAGGCCGGGGGCAGCCCCAGCGGAGTGGGAGGGGGCGCGCGGGGCTGGCGGGGTTCATGCCGGTGGGCGGCCCATGTCATGGGTGGCATGGGCAGGAAGGGCAGAACCACCAGCGCAAGGGCGGGCAGGTGCAGGAGCGGGCAGAGCGGGCAGCCTTCGGCATGGTCGTGGCCGTGCGGGGCCGTATCGCCATGCTGATGGGGGGCGGGTTCATCCGCCATCACCATGTGGTGATGCGGCGGCGTGGCGTGCCGGTCCGCTCGCATGGTGACGGGAGCAATATCGATTCCCGTCAGCCGCATGATGGTGCCGCGCGGCAGTTCGCCGGGCAGGCTGCGGCTTTCAACCAGCAACTGACCCCACAGCCCCAGACACGCGCACAGCACCATGACCCAGCGGATCACAGGCATGTCATGCATGAAGGGGTGGCGGGCTTGGTCCATGATGGACAGGTTCTTTGCGGTTGTAAGAAGAAGGCGGTAACAGGAGAGTGTTCTCGGAGGTCGGGGGCTTTTTGTCAAATGACAAGGTAGTCCGCGCCCATGCCCCAATGGATGGAAGCGTGCAGCAGCAGGACAGAACGGCAGGCAGGATTCTCGTCACGCCAACCGGCCCCACGGGCTGGGGGCGGGGGCGGCTGCTTGCAAGCTGGGCCATTATGGCCGCCGTGCTGGGCCATGGGCTGGTTGCCGCGTGGCTGCTGCCCGCCCGCACACCCGTGCCCGCGGCGCCAGCGGAAAAAAACAGCATTCAGGTCTTTTTTGACCGGCCAGGGGTTGCGGCGCCCCCCCCGGAGGCTACGCCACAGCCACAGCCACAGCCACAGCCACAGCCACAGCCACAGCCACAGCCACAGCCACAGCCACAGCCACAGCCACAGCCACAGCCACAGCCACAGCCACAGCCACAGCCACAGCCACAGCCACAGCCACAGCCACAGCCACAGCCACAGCCACAGCCACAGCCACAGCCACAGCCACAGCCACAGCCACAGCCACAGCCACAGCCACAGCCA contains:
- a CDS encoding DUF2946 domain-containing protein, producing the protein MDQARHPFMHDMPVIRWVMVLCACLGLWGQLLVESRSLPGELPRGTIMRLTGIDIAPVTMRADRHATPPHHHMVMADEPAPHQHGDTAPHGHDHAEGCPLCPLLHLPALALVVLPFLPMPPMTWAAHRHEPRQPRAPPPTPLGLPPACGPPSIS